A single Brassica napus cultivar Da-Ae unplaced genomic scaffold, Da-Ae ScsIHWf_562;HRSCAF=843, whole genome shotgun sequence DNA region contains:
- the LOC125604548 gene encoding acetylornithine aminotransferase, chloroplastic/mitochondrial-like, translated as MASLGEITLPRAPWLQKSLLRRPIRTPIRFNGRIASVLTNAGSVKASVSQKVIEEEAKVLVGTYARAPVVLSSGKGCKLMDAEGKEYLDCASGIAVNALGHGDPDWLQAVTDQAALLAHVSNVYYTIPQIELAKRLVASSFADRVFFCNSGTEANEAAIKFSRKFQRFTHPEDKEVATSFIAFTNSFHGRTLGALALTSKEQYRTPFEPIMPGVTFLEYGNTQAATDLIRLGKIAAVFVEPIQGEGGVYSATKEFLQSLRSACDAAGSLLVFDEVQCGLGRTGNLWAYEAFGVTPDIMTVAKPLAGGLPIGAVLVTEKVAETIKYGDHGSTFAGNPLVCSAAIAVFDKVSKPSFLASVSSKGLYFKDLLVKKLGGNLHVKEVRGKGLIIGVELDVPAGPLVDACRDSGLLILTAGKGNVVRIVPPLIISEEEIERAVEIIFHNLTALD; from the exons ATGGCGTCTCTAGGCGAAATCACCCTCCCGCGAGCGCCGTGGTTGCAGAAGAGCCTCCTACGCCGTCCGATCAGAACCCCAATCAGATTCAACGGCCGGATCGCGAGTGTATTGACTAACGCGGGTTCGGTGAAAGCGAGCGTGAGCCAGAAGGTGATTGAAGAGGAGGCGAAAGTTCTGGTGGGTACCTACGCGCGTGCTCCAGTGGTTCTCTCGAGTGGGAAAGGTTGTAAATTGATGGACGCAGAAGGGAAAGAGTATCTTGATTGTGCATCTGGAATCGCTGTGAATGCTCTGGGCCATGGAGATCCTGATTGGCTTCAAGCTGTCACTGACCAAGCTGCTCTTCTTGCCCACGTCAGCAATGTCTATTACACCATTCCTCAG ATTGAACTAGCGAAACGCCTTGTGGCAAGTTCGTTTGCAGACCGTGTATTCTTCTGTAACTCTGGAACAGAAGCCAACGAAGCAGCCATCAAGTTTTCTAGAAAGTTCCAGAGATTCACCCATCCTGAAGACAAAGAAGTCGCCACAAGCTTCATCGCCTTTACGAATAGTTTCCATGGTAGAACCTTAGGAGCTCTTGCATTAACAAGCAAAGAACAGTACAGAACTCCTTTCGAACCTATCATGCCAGGCGTTACATTCTTGGAATACGGTAACACTCAAGCAGCCACTGATCTTATCCGCTTGGGTAAAATAGCTGCTGTGTTTGTGGAGCCTATTCAAGGAGAAGGTGGGGTTTACTCTGCTACAAAAGAGTTTCTCCAGTCTCTTCGCTCAGCTTGTGATGCTGCAGGATCTCTTCTCGTCTTCGATGAG GTTCAGTGTGGTTTGGGTCGAACCGGTAACCTATGGGCATATGAAGCATTTGGTGTAACACCTGACATAATGACAGTTGCAAAGCCTTTAGCAGGTGGTTTACCAATTGGAGCGGTGCTTGTAACTGAAAAAGTTGCTGAGACCATCAAATATGGAGATCATGGAAGCACATTTGCAGGGAACCCTCTTGTGTGTAGTGCAGCCATCGCTGTTTTTGATAAAGTATCTAAACCCTCTTTCTTGGCCAGTGTCTCCAGCAAAGGTTTATACTTTAAGGATCTGTTGGTGAAGAAACTCGGAGGAAACTTGCACGTGAAGGAAGTTAGAGGAAAAGGGCTTATTATAGGAGTGGAGCTGGACGTGCCGGCAGGTCCGTTGGTCGATGCTTGTCGTGATTCTGGTCTTCTGATCTTGACGGCAGGGAAAGGGAATGTCGTCAGGATTGTTCCGCCGTTGATTATATCGGAGGAGGAAATCGAACGTGCGGTTGAGATTATTTTCCATAATTTAACTGCGCTTGACTGA